A single Anaerolineae bacterium DNA region contains:
- a CDS encoding PaaI family thioesterase, with translation MARIEEFWQGDRLVQELGMKLLRAEEGYARVAVTVEDRFLNAHGIAHGALLFAVADAAFGMAVNSLVDAVGIQWSLNAFRAAKPGEEVLGEARVIHNGRRSMVCELTVTGSDGRILARGQSTALPVPRDTYSNPAPTGRQSSTAR, from the coding sequence ATGGCTCGGATCGAGGAGTTCTGGCAGGGCGACCGGCTGGTCCAGGAGCTTGGCATGAAGCTGCTACGGGCGGAGGAGGGCTACGCCCGGGTGGCAGTCACGGTGGAGGACCGCTTCCTCAATGCTCACGGGATCGCCCACGGCGCCCTCCTCTTCGCCGTGGCGGACGCCGCCTTCGGCATGGCGGTCAATTCGCTGGTGGATGCAGTGGGCATTCAGTGGAGCCTGAACGCGTTCCGCGCCGCCAAGCCGGGGGAGGAAGTGCTGGGCGAGGCGCGAGTGATCCACAACGGCCGCCGATCCATGGTGTGTGAGCTGACCGTGACCGGCAGCGACGGCCGCATTCTGGCCCGGGGGCAGTCCACCGCCCTGCCCGTGCCCAGGGACACCTACTCCAATCCGGCCCCGACCGGGAGG